In the genome of Candoia aspera isolate rCanAsp1 chromosome 4, rCanAsp1.hap2, whole genome shotgun sequence, the window acatCCAAATATTATGGTACCACAAAAGGCAATAAGTCCAACTTCAACTAGATATAAGTCAGAGCAAGAGAGCTTAAGCAATTTGGGGATTTCACAGAAAAACTGGTCAACTTTATTGGAACAGAACCTTATTGAAAATGTGCCACTTGTGTGCAATACTGCATAAAGAAGACTAACAATCCACACCATGGCGACCATCTGAATACAGGCTTCTTTATTCATGATTGTTTCATATTGTAGAGGATTACAAATCGCAACATGACGATCATGGGCCATTACGGTTAAAAGGAAGTATTCAGAGGCTTcaaaaaacagtaagaaaaaaactTGGGCGATGCATTCAGAATAAGAAATGAGCCTGCTATTCATGAGGGAATTGACCATAGATTTGGGCACAATGACTGAAATGGAACCTATATCCATAAGAGCCAAGTTCATTAAGAAGAAGTACATTGGGGAGTGCAAACGATGGTTCATGATGAttacaacaacaattaaaagatTGCCTGCAAGGGAGACTATGTACATTGCTAGAAAAAGAAGACAGTATAAGATCTGTAGTTTATAGACTTGAGAAAACTCCAGGAGTAAGAATTCAGTAGGAGTGGTAAGATTTGACATTCTCTGTGGAAGTTTAAATTGTACCATTATctgtaggagaaaaaaaaaaaaactaattatttGCAAATAATTAGTACTTATGACTGATTCCCCATTGTTGGAAACTTTTATGCAAATTCATTCAGTTCATGTTGATCCTTGAAAGCTGAAGAATAGAGAAGGATGGGGATcataatttcatatattttccTTATTCTCATAGAAGTCAGCAGTCATATTTTTAAGTCAGATAAAATTTCAGAAGGCAGAATTTTAAGGATAACAAACCATCAAAATGTTTCTATAATTGGTGTTATTTTAACACCCGGTCCTCCCATCACCATCAAGAAACACAAATAGATGAGGTGTCCTACAGAGTGATTGAATTTGCTATCCAACCCTCTCAGCTCTAGTTTATCATAGCTAACTATTTTTTCCTGATTCatcatttcaaaagaaaagaagccaagctgtagtttttttttccctctcttaaaATGATACAATAAATTgtctaaataatataataataacaacttgTATAAGAACACATAGGAATGGAAGAGTAGACACTGTCTGCCATCCTGTCACATGACTTCCCAGACATACTGTGCAGACTTAGACTTGTACTTGTTCTTGAACTTGTACTTGAATTACATACTTGTAGTTGAAAACCTGAGGGTGGGAAAGAGCTGTGAGAAACAGATATGGTTTTCATAGTAACACAGAGTCTCTCTTAGACAGTAGGGAAGAAATTGATGTGGATGTAATAGCTAACAGAAGTTGGaaacacagagaagaaaatatCTAGCAAATCAAGTGGGATTTAGGCACTTTTAGCTATTGAAGAAATCCATTCCATGGTAGATTGAAGACCACTGAAAGACAGAAGAAGAGTCAACAAAAAGTGGGATCAAGTCCACCCAGCGCATAGAGAGGTAGAAAAGAACCTGAAGAATAAGAAAATTGACATTCTGCCAGCCATGAGAAATTGCCAGCAAGCCCTTGATTAACTGAAAGGAACATGAGACATAGCTGCATATATAGCTACATTTTAAAATGGGAACACTTGCTATAAAATGGAAACCTTACTATTGCAGGCAGGGAAACAATTAATCTCAGAATGGCAGAGCAATTAAGGTTACAAATTGATTTACTGTTTTGACTGCATATTATTCTCTAAAACAAACATTAGTGTTAGTCTGTGTGTCTGACGGGGTGGGTGAGAGAACTATTTATCTGCTGCATAGTTTCTGGCTGTGTAACCAAGCTCACGGAACTTTAAAATATCAtgaataaaggggggaaaaaaactgtttcacaAGAAGGATAAACTGTGTTATGTTGTTTATTCACTCCCTTCCCCACATAACGTCCTCACAGCATGTAAACTTATTTGCAGTATTTAAAAAGGAATTATTACAAACCAGAGGTGGGATGCTTTAATCCTTCTTCCAAGGATTccccagtttaaaaaacaaaaacaaaaaatgattgTGATAGGCTGCCACCAGGCAGGCTGAATTGCTAGCATTCTCAGGCTTATCCATTTCAGGATTATTTAGTGTTTCTACCAAGGATTTCTCCCTTCATCTCtcagaggagagaaaggaaagtcATCAGATTTTAACAAAATTGTGTTGATCCTGATACATAAGGGATAGCTGTGTTACCCTACAGTCTTGCATGTGGAGAAGCTTTTATATGAGAAAGTCTTTTCTGAAACCAATAGGCCAAATCTATGGAACTGAAAAAAGAGCTGATGGGAAAAAGGGAATCAATGCAattgattaaatgggagagactCTTTTGGAAAACGAAACAGTTCCATCTATTCAGACCTTTTGGTATAGGGTCAAATTCTCAGCTATTTTAAGGAGCAGTGTGAGGGAAGGAGGGCAACTTCCCAAAAGTAAGAGCTTGTCATACTATCAGATTGTTATCATCCATGAAAGTGGGTAAAGAAAAGggttcaagagagagagagagagacataggGATGTGCAGAAaaagtatatacagtagtttttGAAAAGTCTTACAAGAATTCTCATTCAAATTTCTGATCATTCTTGAAATAACTATTTATTATAAAAGGTGAAACTGCTATTTTATGTAATACTTTTTTGCAGCAATAATGTGTTCAAAAACAGAATTCTTTAGTCCAGCAAGCTTTATAGGAATAAATATGAGATATGATGAACTGAAAGCATTAATTCTTTGCAATAGAATGTGCAGATCTAGACCCATGCAATCAGTTTTTCACTGGCTGCCACACAAATAAGGCAATATCTAAGCTTCTTTAGCAACAGTAAAAGTagtagaaaaaagaacagaaaggcatatggaaaaaaatgtaatgatagatagacagacagacagagatagatgatagaattaaaattaaaataacaaaaagaaaggcACTGACTTACTTTGCTCATAATCATGAATAAATATAATCCTACCTCTAACCTGGTTTTTGCTCAGTAGAGTTTCACATTTATCTGTTCATTGAAGTATTTACATTCCTTCTTTGAGACTGAGCATTGTGTGTATAATTTCTTCCTGGCAAAATGCAGGACTCTTGGGAACTGAGCAAGACTAAAAagtacagaatatatatatatatatatatatatatatatatatatatatatatatatataggtgtgtgtgtgtgtatgtgtatatatatgttcCCATGCAGAAGATGAATTAAAGACAATTTTGAGGCAAGTGGAGAGGGTCTTTTGTCATCCCTGTACAGAAGGGATTTGAAGTACAGCTCTGAAgatccataggtaaaggtaaaggtttcccttgacattaagtccagttgtgtccgactctagggggcagtgctcatctccgtttcaaagcctaagagccggtgtttgtccatagacacttccatggtcatgtggccagcatgactaaatggaatgccgttacctgcccgctgaagcggtacctattaatctactcacatttgcatgttttcgaactgctaggctggcaggagctgagactagcaatgggagctcactccatcacgtggATTTGagccaccgaccttctgatcggcaagctcagcagctcagcagtttaacccacagcaccactgcATCCCTCTGAAGATCCATACATAACTTGTAATGATGAAGATAAAGCATCCCACCCCTAGGCTAGAACTCACTACAAGAAGAACAACTTCCACTAGGTATAGGTCAGAGCAAGAAGTTTCAGTAGTTTGGGGATTTCACAGAAAAATTGGTCAATTTTATTTGAACAGAAAGTTATTGAAAATGTGCCACTTGTGTGCAATATGGCATAAAGAAAACCAGCTATCCACACAATGGCTACCATTTCAAGACACACTCCACTGTTCATTATTGCTTCATATTGTAATGGATTACAAATA includes:
- the LOC134496636 gene encoding olfactory receptor 14J1-like; this translates as MSNLTTPTEFLLLEFSQVYKLQILYCLLFLAMYIVSLAGNLLIVVVIIMNHRLHSPMYFFLMNLALMDIGSISVIVPKSMVNSLMNSRLISYSECIAQVFFLLFFEASEYFLLTVMAHDRHVAICNPLQYETIMNKEACIQMVAMVWIVSLLYAVLHTSGTFSIRFCSNKVDQFFCEIPKLLKLSCSDLYLVEVGLIAFCGTIIFGCFIFVVATYVWIFTAVLKIPSVHGKKKAIHTCLPHLGVFSLMLLTGLFVYVRPPSNTSSDLELTFVVIYAVLPPTLNPFIYSMRNKEFKNALWNLFNFW